A genomic stretch from bacterium includes:
- the murA gene encoding UDP-N-acetylglucosamine 1-carboxyvinyltransferase — translation MEKFVIEGENKLVGEIEISGSKNSALPILSATVLGEGKSIIHNVPDVKDVHTLLDILEYMGAKTKFYNNTVEIDPDGIEKYTAPYELVSTMRGSICLLGPLLSKFRQARFSMPGGCVIGPRPIDLHIKGLKKLGAEISNEEGYIVGKANKLKGNKIFLAGNFGSSVLATANILMASTLAEDETIIEFAACEPEIVDLAMFLKKMGGKICGEGSHTIRIEGVKKLKGTEYSIIPDRIEGGTLLLLGYITKSKIVIKNIIPSHLFALIDKLEESGIEINIKENIAITKPYNKWKAVDIVTLAYPGFPTDLQAQIMSFLCLADGISIITEKVFPERFIHAGELNRLGADISLDGSKAIVKGVEKLYGAKVMASDLRASVALVLAGLVAEGITEISRIYHIDRGYEKFEKKLNLLGAKIKREKE, via the coding sequence ATGGAAAAATTTGTAATTGAAGGTGAAAATAAATTAGTAGGAGAAATTGAAATATCTGGTTCAAAAAATTCTGCTCTTCCAATATTATCAGCAACTGTCTTAGGAGAAGGTAAATCAATAATTCATAATGTTCCTGATGTAAAAGATGTTCATACTCTCTTGGATATCCTTGAATACATGGGAGCAAAAACAAAATTTTATAACAATACAGTTGAAATTGACCCCGATGGAATAGAAAAATATACCGCTCCTTATGAACTTGTAAGTACAATGAGAGGTTCAATTTGTTTATTAGGCCCACTTCTATCAAAATTCAGGCAGGCAAGATTTTCCATGCCTGGTGGATGTGTAATTGGACCAAGACCTATAGACCTTCATATAAAAGGGCTAAAAAAATTGGGGGCAGAAATATCTAATGAAGAAGGATATATTGTTGGAAAAGCAAATAAATTGAAAGGAAACAAGATTTTTCTTGCTGGAAATTTTGGTTCAAGTGTTCTTGCAACTGCAAATATTCTTATGGCTTCTACTCTTGCTGAAGATGAAACAATCATTGAATTTGCTGCATGTGAGCCAGAAATTGTTGACCTTGCAATGTTCTTAAAAAAAATGGGAGGGAAAATTTGTGGAGAAGGGTCACATACAATAAGAATAGAAGGAGTTAAAAAATTAAAAGGAACTGAATATTCAATTATACCAGATAGAATTGAAGGTGGAACTTTATTACTTTTAGGATATATAACAAAGAGTAAAATTGTTATAAAAAATATAATTCCCTCTCATCTTTTTGCCCTTATTGATAAACTTGAAGAATCAGGGATAGAAATAAATATAAAAGAAAATATTGCTATAACAAAACCATATAATAAATGGAAAGCAGTTGATATTGTGACCCTTGCCTACCCTGGTTTTCCAACTGACCTGCAAGCGCAGATTATGAGTTTTCTTTGTCTTGCAGATGGAATTAGTATAATTACAGAAAAGGTATTCCCGGAAAGATTTATACATGCAGGAGAACTAAACCGTTTGGGTGCTGATATTTCTCTTGATGGTTCAAAGGCAATAGTAAAAGGAGTAGAAAAATTATATGGAGCAAAAGTAATGGCTTCTGATTTAAGAGCAAGTGTTGCTTTAGTTCTTGCTGGACTTGTTGCAGAAGGAATAACTGAAATTTCCAGGATTTACCATATTGACAGAGGATATGAAAAATTTGAAAAAAAACTAAATTTATTAGGGGCAAAAATAAAAAGGGAAAAAGAATGA
- the phoU gene encoding phosphate signaling complex protein PhoU yields MIEERMQKLKEKIIDFSLLAEEMVRKSMQGLIERKKEYLSEVIDTLENKANMAEVEIDGFCVETIARFQPVAKDLRTIVMILKMNNDLERVGDTAVNISESALFLIERPFVKKLIDLPKMSEIVSNMLKESVLSFINGDTKLAREICKRDDIVDALNEQIIRELLTYMLQDSSTIERSIHLIRISRSLERIADMSTNFCEDVIFIEEGKIIKHHFEE; encoded by the coding sequence ATGATTGAAGAAAGAATGCAAAAACTTAAAGAAAAAATAATTGATTTTTCTTTACTTGCAGAAGAAATGGTAAGAAAAAGTATGCAAGGTCTTATTGAAAGAAAAAAAGAGTATCTTTCTGAAGTTATTGATACACTTGAAAATAAAGCAAATATGGCAGAAGTAGAAATTGATGGATTTTGTGTTGAAACAATAGCAAGATTTCAACCAGTTGCAAAGGATTTAAGAACAATTGTAATGATTTTAAAAATGAATAATGACCTTGAAAGAGTTGGTGATACAGCAGTTAATATCTCTGAAAGTGCATTGTTCCTTATTGAAAGACCTTTTGTGAAAAAACTTATTGATTTACCAAAAATGAGTGAGATTGTTTCTAATATGTTAAAAGAAAGTGTTTTGTCTTTTATAAATGGAGATACAAAATTAGCAAGAGAAATATGTAAAAGAGATGATATTGTTGATGCTTTAAATGAACAAATTATTAGAGAATTACTTACTTATATGCTCCAAGATTCTTCAACTATTGAAAGGTCAATCCATCTTATAAGAATTTCAAGGTCACTTGAAAGAATTGCAGATATGTCAACAAATTTTTGTGAAGATGTTATTTTCATAGAAGAAGGGAAAATTATAAAACATCATTTTGAAGAATAG
- the dapB gene encoding 4-hydroxy-tetrahydrodipicolinate reductase — protein MSKIKIIVCGARGKMGSLILKLAGEKENFEVTGIVENKNHPDIGEKIDNYILSDNLSNISTGKEIVIDFTVSTATKEFLKVCENKGNPIVIGTTGLSEKQLNSIKNAGKKIPVFFSPNMSLGVNLFLKIIEFSSSLFKNYEVEIKEIHHHFKKDAPSGTAKKIAEIICEKTGRNFKEDIKYGRNGLTGERKFEEIGMHSLRLGDIVGEHYVYWGGKGEIIEFSHRCYNRENFAEGSLIAAEFLSKKEKGFYTMDDLLKEVFNV, from the coding sequence ATGAGTAAAATAAAAATTATTGTATGTGGTGCAAGAGGTAAAATGGGTAGTTTAATTTTGAAACTTGCAGGTGAAAAAGAAAATTTTGAAGTCACTGGTATTGTTGAAAACAAAAATCATCCTGATATTGGGGAAAAAATTGATAATTATATTCTTTCAGATAATCTTTCAAATATCTCTACTGGAAAAGAAATAGTTATTGATTTTACAGTTTCAACTGCAACAAAAGAATTTTTAAAAGTATGTGAAAATAAAGGTAATCCTATTGTTATTGGAACAACAGGACTTTCTGAAAAACAACTAAATTCAATTAAAAACGCCGGGAAAAAAATCCCAGTTTTCTTTTCTCCCAATATGTCTCTTGGAGTTAATCTTTTTTTAAAAATAATAGAATTTTCATCTTCTCTTTTTAAAAACTATGAAGTGGAAATAAAAGAAATACATCACCATTTTAAAAAAGATGCTCCAAGTGGAACTGCAAAAAAAATTGCAGAAATAATATGTGAGAAAACAGGAAGAAATTTTAAAGAAGATATAAAATATGGTAGAAATGGATTGACTGGCGAAAGAAAATTTGAAGAAATTGGGATGCATTCTTTACGACTTGGTGATATTGTCGGTGAACATTATGTTTACTGGGGTGGAAAAGGCGAAATTATTGAGTTTTCACATAGGTGTTATAATAGAGAAAATTTTGCCGAAGGATCATTAATTGCTGCGGAATTTTTAAGTAAAAAAGAAAAGGGGTTTTATACAATGGATGATTTATTGAAGGAGGTATTTAATGTTTGA